The following coding sequences lie in one Halorarum halophilum genomic window:
- a CDS encoding pyridoxal phosphate-dependent aminotransferase, which translates to MSDGDDERRRDLPDGGTDDVASAGDDVRADDTELDDTELDDVREGDRFTPADRVDAVAPSGIRAFFEVAESRDDVISLGVGEPDFTAPWPARSAAIASLERGRTSYTANRGTPELRRAIARHVERYDLSYDPEEEILVTTGASEAVDLAFRALVDPGDVVALPTPTYVSYAPGVTFAGGEPLPVPTYHEDDWSLTPEALRAAGADEADVLVLCYPNNPTGATMSREELSGVAEFCREHDLLVVSDEIYAALTYGDEHTSVATLPGMRERTVVINGFSKAYAMTGLRLGYALAPPTASAAMTKVHQYSMLSAPTTAQHAAAAALQRCDDEVGEMRREYDRRRRYLTARLRELGLDVAEPGGAFYAFPRVADVAPDGDDEAFATDLLRETGVAAVPGSAFGDGGAGHLRLSYATGMDELKEATRRLESYLAEH; encoded by the coding sequence ATGAGCGACGGGGACGACGAAAGGCGGCGGGACCTCCCGGACGGGGGAACCGACGACGTCGCGAGCGCCGGTGACGACGTCCGCGCCGACGACACTGAACTCGACGATACCGAACTCGACGACGTCCGGGAAGGCGACCGGTTCACCCCCGCCGATCGCGTCGACGCCGTGGCGCCCTCGGGCATCCGCGCGTTCTTCGAGGTCGCCGAGTCGCGCGACGACGTCATCTCGCTCGGCGTCGGCGAACCCGACTTCACGGCGCCGTGGCCCGCACGGTCGGCGGCCATCGCCTCGCTCGAGCGCGGACGGACCAGCTACACCGCGAACCGCGGGACGCCCGAACTCCGGCGAGCCATCGCCCGTCACGTCGAGCGGTACGACCTCTCGTACGACCCCGAGGAGGAGATCCTCGTCACGACGGGCGCCAGCGAGGCGGTCGATCTCGCGTTCCGCGCGCTCGTCGACCCCGGCGACGTTGTGGCGCTCCCGACGCCGACGTACGTCTCGTACGCTCCGGGTGTCACCTTCGCCGGCGGCGAGCCGCTCCCGGTGCCCACGTACCACGAGGACGACTGGTCGCTCACGCCCGAGGCGCTCCGGGCAGCCGGGGCCGACGAGGCCGACGTGCTGGTGCTCTGCTACCCGAACAACCCGACCGGCGCGACGATGTCCCGGGAGGAGCTCTCGGGCGTCGCCGAGTTCTGCCGCGAGCACGACCTGCTGGTCGTCTCGGACGAGATCTACGCCGCGCTCACCTACGGCGACGAGCACACGTCCGTCGCCACCCTGCCGGGGATGCGCGAGCGGACGGTGGTCATCAACGGCTTCTCGAAGGCGTACGCGATGACGGGGCTCCGACTCGGCTACGCGCTCGCGCCCCCGACCGCGTCGGCGGCGATGACGAAGGTCCACCAGTACTCGATGCTGTCGGCGCCCACGACCGCCCAGCACGCCGCTGCCGCGGCGCTCCAGCGGTGCGACGACGAGGTCGGGGAGATGCGGCGCGAGTACGACCGGCGGCGTCGCTACCTGACGGCCCGCCTGCGCGAACTCGGCCTGGACGTGGCCGAACCGGGCGGGGCGTTCTACGCCTTCCCCCGCGTGGCGGACGTCGCGCCCGACGGCGACGACGAGGCGTTCGCGACGGACCTCCTCCGGGAGACCGGCGTGGCGGCCGTCCCGGGCAGCGCGTTCGGCGACGGCGGCGCCGGCCACCTCCGGCTCTCGTACGCGACCGGCATGGACGAACTGAAGGAGGCGACCCGGCGGCTGGAGTCGTACCTCGCGGAGCATTGA
- a CDS encoding Lrp/AsnC family transcriptional regulator gives MDDETRALLDVLVADARESTADIARQTGLSADEVDARLDDLEAAGVLRGYTAVVDWDRTDADRVAAVVEVNVELDRETAYEEIARRIAESPTVDSLRLVSGDYDFALDVSANTMQAVSRFVAEEVAPLPAVTKTVTHYVMETYKERGVVFDDRDEDDRLSVTP, from the coding sequence ATGGACGACGAGACGCGCGCCCTGCTCGACGTGCTGGTCGCCGACGCACGGGAATCCACCGCCGACATCGCCCGCCAGACCGGCCTCTCCGCGGACGAGGTGGACGCGCGACTCGACGACCTTGAGGCCGCGGGGGTGCTCCGCGGCTACACGGCCGTCGTGGACTGGGACCGCACGGACGCCGACCGCGTCGCCGCAGTCGTCGAGGTGAACGTCGAACTCGATCGCGAGACCGCCTACGAGGAGATCGCCCGCCGCATCGCCGAGTCGCCGACGGTCGACTCGCTCCGTCTCGTCTCGGGCGACTACGACTTCGCGCTCGACGTGAGCGCGAACACGATGCAGGCGGTCTCCCGGTTCGTCGCCGAGGAGGTGGCGCCGCTGCCAGCGGTGACCAAAACGGTCACCCACTACGTGATGGAGACGTACAAGGAGCGCGGCGTCGTCTTCGACGACCGCGACGAGGACGACCGGCTCTCCGTGACGCCATGA
- a CDS encoding EamA family transporter, whose amino-acid sequence MNYLPWAVLALLSYSMVAPLMRVATSGANPIPSNVAALVANAVLVVVTLGVIAVSGEGVLPYLDDPKMRYVLGAGACLAVGILAYYRALSMGQVSIVAPVFAMFFVTSSVVGVLALEEPVTARKVAGVGFAVIAVVLVAGE is encoded by the coding sequence ATGAACTACCTCCCCTGGGCCGTTCTCGCGCTCCTCTCGTACTCGATGGTCGCGCCGCTGATGCGCGTCGCCACCAGTGGGGCGAACCCGATCCCCAGCAACGTCGCCGCCCTCGTCGCGAACGCCGTGCTCGTCGTCGTGACGCTCGGCGTCATCGCGGTCAGCGGCGAGGGCGTCCTCCCCTACCTCGACGACCCCAAGATGCGGTACGTCCTCGGCGCCGGCGCCTGCCTCGCGGTCGGCATCCTCGCGTACTACCGCGCGCTCTCGATGGGACAGGTGTCCATCGTCGCGCCGGTGTTCGCGATGTTCTTCGTCACCTCGTCTGTCGTCGGCGTGCTTGCGCTCGAGGAGCCGGTCACCGCCCGGAAGGTCGCCGGCGTCGGGTTCGCCGTGATCGCGGTCGTGCTCGTCGCCGGCGAGTAG
- a CDS encoding thioredoxin family protein gives MVLAESDSELARGDVAPDFDLPAVDGGAYSLDDFAGFDALLLVFTCNHCPYAQAKFDLLNDLAAEYDDCAVVGVNPNDAEEYPEDSFEAMEEFVADGRVAYDAYLRDESQEVARVYGAVCTPDPFLFGNAEGEFVLAYHGRLDDALNPDDKPERIYVRDTIDAVLAGEYVPHDDLPSRGCSIKWRG, from the coding sequence ATGGTACTCGCCGAATCCGACTCCGAACTCGCCCGCGGCGACGTGGCACCGGACTTCGACCTGCCGGCCGTCGACGGGGGGGCGTACTCGCTCGACGACTTCGCGGGGTTCGACGCGCTGCTCCTCGTCTTCACCTGCAATCACTGCCCGTACGCGCAGGCGAAGTTCGACCTGCTGAACGACCTGGCGGCCGAGTACGACGACTGCGCGGTCGTCGGCGTCAACCCCAACGACGCCGAGGAGTACCCCGAGGACTCGTTCGAGGCGATGGAGGAGTTCGTCGCCGACGGCCGCGTCGCCTACGACGCGTACCTCCGCGACGAGTCACAGGAGGTGGCGCGGGTCTACGGCGCCGTCTGCACGCCGGACCCGTTCCTGTTCGGGAACGCCGAGGGTGAGTTCGTGCTCGCCTACCACGGCCGACTCGACGACGCGCTCAACCCGGACGACAAACCGGAGCGGATCTACGTCCGCGACACCATCGATGCCGTCCTGGCCGGCGAGTACGTCCCGCACGACGACCTCCCCAGCCGCGGGTGTTCGATCAAGTGGCGCGGGTGA
- a CDS encoding DUF1918 domain-containing protein, giving the protein MSEFEKDDRVVLTDQHSEFDGETGTVTQVMETMFGDATYTVSFEEGQEQGVPAEQLSAADEDAEGSEADDAEE; this is encoded by the coding sequence ATGAGCGAGTTCGAGAAGGACGACCGCGTGGTTCTGACGGACCAGCACAGCGAGTTCGACGGCGAGACGGGGACGGTCACGCAGGTGATGGAGACGATGTTCGGCGACGCGACCTACACGGTCTCATTCGAGGAGGGTCAGGAGCAGGGCGTCCCCGCCGAACAACTCTCGGCGGCCGACGAGGACGCAGAGGGTTCCGAAGCCGACGACGCCGAGGAGTAA
- a CDS encoding NUDIX hydrolase: MRGFDEVRFLADEARRVAEREAHRLGREHDGFLTFERTRRVSRRRFRTLAERVKRSGAPYGAHTIVHRADGDLLLVRHEGVDRWVLPGGGVRDWESFREAAARELSEEAGVDVDYEGLAIRTRVDIVCDDYRTWGTLPVFAAEAVTEEPAVCDPDGEISEARWFSTLPPDTRDRSHLRAWREERGYGNPD; the protein is encoded by the coding sequence GTGAGGGGCTTCGACGAGGTCCGATTCCTCGCCGACGAGGCCCGGCGGGTCGCCGAGCGGGAGGCCCATCGGCTCGGCCGGGAACACGACGGCTTCCTCACCTTCGAGCGGACCCGTCGCGTCTCGCGGCGCCGCTTCCGGACGCTCGCCGAGCGTGTGAAGCGCTCCGGCGCGCCGTACGGCGCCCACACCATCGTCCACCGTGCGGACGGCGACCTGCTGCTCGTCCGCCACGAGGGCGTCGACAGGTGGGTGCTCCCCGGCGGCGGGGTGCGGGACTGGGAGTCGTTCCGCGAGGCGGCCGCGCGCGAACTCTCGGAGGAGGCCGGCGTCGACGTCGACTACGAGGGGCTGGCGATCCGCACCCGCGTCGACATCGTCTGCGACGACTACCGCACGTGGGGGACGCTGCCGGTGTTCGCGGCCGAGGCGGTGACCGAGGAGCCGGCGGTGTGCGACCCGGACGGAGAGATCTCGGAGGCGCGGTGGTTCTCGACGCTGCCGCCCGACACGCGCGACCGCTCGCACCTGCGGGCGTGGCGCGAGGAACGGGGCTACGGGAACCCCGACTGA
- a CDS encoding phytoene/squalene synthase family protein, whose protein sequence is MSDADRPATTAPDADLAWCHDSVQGVSRTFALTVDVLDEPMSSYICLGYLLCRIADTVEDTDRIDPDEQSALLRLYDEALDPAADATAADFRDAVDEHLPQADERSADWEVVAETERVFATFGELPEDVREAIVPPVRELVGGMAEFVDRYADEGGLRIGTRGELEEYCYYAAGTVGNLITNLLTRGDIAEERARRLHETAEEFGLLLQLVNIAKDVHDDYEEENNVYLPEEWLAAEDVPQEDLTDSEHRDGTAAVVGRTTALAHTFLDDAESYLEHLPLVDGNTVDAWAIPFLLAVGTLRELAAQPERAVDGRGVKVSRQEVFAVVAAMSEHGRDSLPELRRAIAVQPFHRTPSAAD, encoded by the coding sequence ATGTCCGACGCAGACCGCCCGGCCACGACTGCCCCCGACGCCGACCTCGCCTGGTGTCACGACTCCGTGCAGGGCGTCTCGCGAACCTTCGCGCTCACCGTGGACGTGCTCGACGAACCCATGTCCTCGTACATCTGTCTCGGCTACCTCCTCTGCCGGATCGCCGACACCGTCGAGGACACCGACCGCATCGACCCGGACGAGCAGTCGGCCCTCCTGCGCCTGTACGACGAGGCGCTCGACCCCGCGGCCGACGCGACGGCTGCCGACTTCCGCGACGCCGTCGACGAGCACCTCCCACAGGCCGACGAACGCTCGGCCGACTGGGAGGTCGTCGCCGAGACGGAGCGCGTGTTCGCCACGTTCGGGGAACTCCCCGAAGACGTTCGCGAGGCCATCGTCCCGCCCGTCCGGGAACTCGTCGGCGGGATGGCCGAGTTCGTTGACCGCTACGCCGACGAGGGCGGCCTCCGCATCGGCACCCGCGGCGAGCTCGAGGAGTACTGCTACTACGCCGCCGGCACCGTCGGCAACCTCATCACGAACCTCCTCACGCGCGGCGACATCGCCGAGGAGCGCGCCCGCCGGCTCCACGAGACGGCTGAGGAGTTCGGCCTCCTCCTCCAGCTGGTCAACATCGCCAAGGACGTCCACGACGACTACGAGGAGGAGAACAACGTCTACCTCCCCGAGGAGTGGCTCGCCGCGGAGGACGTCCCGCAGGAGGACCTCACCGACAGCGAGCACCGCGACGGCACCGCGGCCGTCGTCGGGCGGACCACCGCGCTCGCACACACCTTCCTCGACGACGCGGAGTCGTACCTCGAACACCTCCCGCTCGTCGACGGCAACACGGTCGACGCCTGGGCAATCCCGTTCCTGCTCGCGGTCGGGACGCTGCGCGAACTCGCCGCCCAGCCCGAGCGGGCCGTCGACGGCCGCGGCGTGAAGGTCAGCAGGCAGGAGGTGTTCGCCGTGGTCGCGGCCATGTCCGAGCACGGCCGCGACTCGCTGCCCGAACTCCGTCGGGCCATCGCGGTCCAGCCGTTCCACCGGACGCCGTCGGCGGCGGACTGA
- a CDS encoding acyl-CoA dehydrogenase, protein MDFGLNTEQKQIRDTVAEFVDEEVAPRAAEIDETDEFPADLVQEMADLGLMGMPFPTEYGGAGLDYHSYAIGLEEISRGSGGLGTVVAAHTSLAGNMLYEFGDEAQKDEYLTPLSEGTDIGAFALSEAEAGSDVPAMTTTAEKDGDEYVVNGGKLWISNGSVADTVTLFAKTDPEAGNKGISSLVVRPEEDDGFIVEGTEHKLGDKGCPTAELRFDDMRIPEDRLLGEEGGGFVHALKTLNGGRITIAARGVGIARAALKDARDYSGEREQFGGPISDFQAIQHKLADMDTKVQAAKLLMHKAADLKMRDEDYIKEAAQAKLYASEISREVANEAIQIHGGYGYTKDFAVERYYRDAKLNEIYEGTSEVLRNTIASQVLDE, encoded by the coding sequence ATGGACTTCGGCCTGAACACCGAGCAGAAACAGATTCGCGACACGGTCGCGGAGTTCGTCGACGAGGAGGTTGCCCCCCGCGCCGCCGAGATCGACGAGACCGACGAGTTCCCGGCCGACCTCGTGCAGGAGATGGCCGACCTCGGACTCATGGGGATGCCGTTCCCGACCGAGTACGGCGGCGCCGGCCTCGACTACCACAGCTACGCCATCGGCCTGGAAGAGATCTCCCGCGGGTCGGGCGGGCTCGGCACCGTCGTCGCCGCCCACACCTCCCTCGCCGGCAACATGCTGTACGAGTTCGGCGACGAGGCCCAGAAGGACGAGTACCTCACGCCCCTCTCCGAGGGGACGGACATCGGCGCCTTCGCGCTCTCGGAGGCCGAGGCGGGTTCGGACGTGCCCGCCATGACGACGACCGCGGAGAAGGACGGCGACGAGTACGTGGTGAACGGCGGGAAGCTCTGGATCTCGAACGGCTCGGTCGCGGACACCGTCACCCTGTTCGCCAAGACGGACCCCGAGGCGGGCAACAAGGGCATCTCCTCGCTCGTCGTCCGACCCGAGGAGGACGACGGGTTCATCGTCGAGGGGACGGAGCACAAGCTCGGCGACAAGGGCTGTCCGACGGCCGAACTCCGGTTCGACGACATGCGCATCCCCGAGGACCGTCTGCTCGGCGAGGAGGGCGGGGGGTTCGTCCACGCGCTGAAGACGCTCAACGGCGGCCGCATCACCATCGCCGCCCGGGGCGTCGGCATCGCGCGCGCCGCCCTCAAGGACGCGCGGGACTACAGCGGGGAACGCGAGCAGTTCGGCGGCCCCATCTCGGACTTCCAGGCCATCCAGCACAAACTGGCGGACATGGACACGAAGGTGCAGGCGGCGAAGTTGCTGATGCACAAGGCCGCCGACCTGAAGATGCGCGACGAGGACTACATCAAGGAGGCCGCGCAGGCGAAACTGTACGCCAGCGAGATATCGCGGGAGGTGGCCAACGAGGCCATCCAGATCCACGGCGGCTACGGCTACACGAAGGACTTCGCCGTCGAGCGCTACTACCGCGACGCGAAGCTGAACGAGATCTACGAGGGGACGAGCGAGGTGCTTCGGAACACGATCGCGAGCCAGGTGCTCGACGAGTAA
- a CDS encoding mechanosensitive ion channel family protein translates to MTQGFLQVTPDAGVVTEPSTLVADFLATFLPANVAGLLGAVVTFLVVLFAFWFVGRAFVVPLVDRMLDRKGLQSHARKPLRKLTTLVVVFVGISVAFGLAGFGNFLQSLATIAAAATLAIGLAMQDVIKNFVAGVFIFTDRPFRIGDWIEWEDQSGIVEDISFRVTRVRTFDNELLTVPNAVLTDDVIKNPVAKETLRLKVDFGIGYDDDIERATEIIVDEAERHPDILAAPAPSVRLTELADSSVGLQSRVWIENPSRADFVKTRAEYVKRVKERFDDAGISIPFPQRELSGGIKTLVPTEATTADD, encoded by the coding sequence ATGACGCAGGGGTTCCTCCAGGTGACGCCCGACGCCGGCGTGGTGACGGAGCCCTCCACGCTGGTCGCGGACTTCCTGGCGACGTTCCTGCCGGCCAACGTCGCCGGCCTGCTCGGCGCGGTGGTGACCTTCCTCGTCGTCCTGTTCGCGTTCTGGTTCGTCGGCCGGGCGTTCGTCGTCCCGCTCGTCGACCGGATGCTCGACAGGAAGGGGCTCCAGTCCCACGCGCGCAAACCGCTGCGGAAGTTGACGACCCTCGTCGTCGTCTTCGTCGGAATCTCCGTCGCGTTCGGACTCGCCGGCTTCGGCAACTTCCTCCAGTCGCTCGCGACCATCGCGGCGGCCGCGACGCTCGCCATCGGCCTCGCCATGCAGGACGTCATCAAGAACTTCGTCGCCGGCGTGTTCATCTTCACCGACCGGCCGTTCCGCATCGGCGACTGGATCGAGTGGGAGGACCAGTCCGGCATCGTCGAGGACATCTCGTTCCGGGTCACCCGCGTCCGGACGTTCGACAACGAACTGCTCACCGTCCCGAACGCGGTGCTCACCGACGACGTCATCAAGAACCCCGTCGCGAAGGAGACGCTCCGCCTGAAGGTTGACTTCGGCATCGGCTACGACGACGACATCGAACGGGCGACCGAGATCATCGTCGACGAGGCCGAGCGCCACCCCGACATCCTCGCCGCCCCGGCGCCCTCGGTCCGCCTGACGGAACTGGCCGACTCGTCCGTCGGCCTCCAGTCGCGCGTCTGGATCGAGAACCCCTCGCGCGCCGACTTCGTGAAGACCCGCGCCGAGTACGTCAAGCGCGTGAAGGAGCGCTTCGACGACGCGGGGATCTCCATCCCGTTCCCGCAGCGCGAGCTCTCGGGCGGCATCAAGACGCTCGTGCCGACGGAAGCGACGACGGCCGACGACTGA